Proteins found in one Legionella pneumophila subsp. pascullei genomic segment:
- the odhB gene encoding 2-oxoglutarate dehydrogenase complex dihydrolipoyllysine-residue succinyltransferase, giving the protein MSIEVKVPVLPESVADATVAAWHKKVGDKVSRDENLVDLETDKVVLEVPSPVDGVLSDILFKAGDTVGSGDLLAKISQGVSAEPQKTEKEEKPAKKEEMNVSERESISSKEDKSTSPVVRRMMAENDLKAGQIQGTGKDGRITKEDVLSYIESNREKANQSTEVQKEPSMRALSFGGREEKRVPMTRLRAKIAERLLQAQHNAAMLTTFNEVNLKAVMDMRSQYKDSFEKKHGVKLGFMSFFTKAVVESLKRFPAVNASIDGQDIVYHGFYDIGIAVSTERGLVVPVIRDADQLSMAEIELAINDAASKARTGKLSMEEMQGGTFTITNGGVFGSLLATPIINPPQTGILGMHKIEERPIVEKGQIVIRPMMYVALSYDHRLIDGKDSVQFLVSVKELLEDPSRLLLNV; this is encoded by the coding sequence ATGTCTATTGAAGTCAAAGTACCTGTTCTACCCGAGTCAGTAGCTGATGCAACAGTGGCTGCATGGCATAAGAAAGTGGGTGATAAAGTGTCTCGCGATGAGAACCTGGTTGATCTGGAAACAGATAAAGTTGTCCTTGAAGTTCCATCACCGGTGGATGGGGTATTATCCGACATTCTGTTTAAAGCCGGAGATACGGTTGGTTCAGGAGACTTACTTGCAAAAATTTCTCAAGGCGTTTCCGCGGAACCTCAAAAAACTGAAAAAGAAGAGAAACCCGCTAAAAAAGAAGAAATGAACGTTTCTGAAAGAGAATCAATCAGCTCAAAAGAAGATAAGTCAACCAGTCCAGTAGTAAGACGCATGATGGCTGAAAATGATTTGAAAGCTGGGCAGATTCAAGGTACTGGTAAAGATGGCAGGATAACCAAAGAAGATGTTTTATCTTATATAGAATCCAATAGAGAAAAAGCCAACCAATCTACTGAAGTTCAAAAAGAGCCTTCTATGAGAGCCCTTTCCTTTGGTGGCAGGGAAGAAAAACGTGTCCCTATGACGAGACTAAGAGCCAAGATTGCGGAACGTTTATTACAAGCACAACACAATGCTGCCATGTTAACCACTTTTAACGAAGTGAATTTGAAGGCAGTTATGGACATGCGTTCTCAGTATAAAGATAGTTTTGAAAAAAAACATGGTGTCAAACTAGGGTTTATGTCTTTTTTCACAAAAGCGGTAGTAGAATCGCTGAAACGATTCCCGGCTGTGAATGCTTCCATTGATGGGCAAGATATTGTGTATCATGGTTTCTATGATATAGGAATCGCTGTTTCTACTGAAAGAGGTTTGGTTGTTCCGGTAATTAGAGACGCTGATCAATTAAGCATGGCAGAAATTGAATTAGCCATTAATGATGCAGCATCAAAAGCCAGAACTGGTAAGTTGTCTATGGAAGAGATGCAAGGGGGGACATTTACCATAACCAACGGTGGAGTATTCGGTTCATTATTAGCTACGCCCATTATCAACCCACCGCAAACAGGTATCTTAGGGATGCATAAAATTGAGGAAAGACCTATTGTAGAGAAAGGGCAAATAGTAATCCGTCCTATGATGTATGTTGCTTTGTCCTATGATCATCGTTTAATTGATGGAAAAGATTCTGTACAATTTTTAGTGAGCGTTAAAGAGTTGTTGGAAGATCCATCTCGACTTTTACTTAATGTTTAA